The genomic DNA GCGTGCCGTCGAAGGTGCAGGTTCGGCGCCTCGGCCGAACCGATCCGGCCGAGATTCAACGCCAAATTTTGCGCACGACCGCCGCCGCAACCGCCGACGACGTCTCCGTGCAACTCGCGATCGCGGCGCTTTGGAGCGGGCCCACGAACGTCGCTCCCGGCGAAGACCCCCTGGAGCGGATCGCCCGCACGGCGACCCTGTTCGACGACCGTGCGGCGAGCTTAGTTCGCATCTGCTCCGGCCCGACCGAACCTTGGCTCGTCCCCGATCAAGCGTGGCTGCGCGATATGAGCCCCGCCGCCGGCGACCGGCTCGATCCTTGGCTCCGCGACCAACTACGCTTGTACTTCGGCCGCTGGCTGGCTCAGCGGAAGATGTACGACCAAGCCCTCGTGGCGCTCGCCGGCCTTGAGCCGACCGACGTCGTCGACCCCGCCTCGCTCCTCTTCTATCAGGCCGCCGCATACCATCATCAGCTGCGCAAAGCGCCGGGGCTCCGGGCGATCGATCGTTTGTTGAACGACGTCGACCACTGTCCGGCGCGGTTTCAGATCGTCGCCGGCTTGATGCGCGAAGACTTGAAGAAGCTCGAAGACGAATCGCTCGATCACATCGCCCGCCGGATGGAAGACATCCGTCGCCGGCTCGACCACGGCCGGGCCGACAAGCGGACGCGCCGGATCGAAGACGGCGTGATCGCGTCGCTCGATAAGATGATCGAGGACCTGGAAAAGAAGCAACAACAGGGGGGCGGTGGCGGAGGTGGGGGCGGCGGCTCGCAGTCGGGCCAGCCGATGCAAGACAGCCAGATCGGCAAACAGAAGGGCCCCGGCCAAACCGACCCGAAAGATATCGGTCGCAAATCCGACTGGGGCGATCTTCCGCCCGAAGCGCGCGAACAGATCAAGCAACAAATCGGCCGCGACTTACCGGCCCATTACTACGACCTCATTCAGCAGTATTTCAACAACCCCGAACGGTCAGGGGCGCGGCCGAAATAGTTTCGTCTTCGCTCGCACCGTCCGCCGTTCGTCTCTACTTTTCCCGCACTTAGATCCGCATTCATGCTGAACTTCATCGCCCTCGCGCTGCTGGCCGCCGCCCCGGAGTTTCAAGCCGTCGGTTCCGACGGCTCGAAGTTTCGCGGAGAGCTTACCGAGTTCACCGGCGAGAAGGCCGTGTTCCGCACCAGCGAAGGGGAACGAAGCATCCCGACCGGCGGGCTCGTACGCATGATCCCGAGCGAAGCTTCGACCTCGATGGTCGGCACCGCCGTGGTTTGGGTCCGGATGCTCGACGGCACCCGTTTCGACGCCGTCTCCTACCAAGTCGCCGGCGGCAAGGCGACGATCTCGTTCGGCAAAGGGCTCGACATCGTCGTCCCGACCGCGACCATCCATTCCGTGCGACTGAAAGAGCAACCGCAAGCGATCGCCGAGCAGTGGAACGCGATTTTGAATCGCCCCGCGCCGGCCGATCTGATCGTGATCCGCGAAGAGACTTCGATCGATTACCTCGAAGGGGTCTTCGGCGACGTGACTGCCGACTCGGTGCAGTTCACGCTCGACGGCGAAGCGATTCCCGTCAAGCGCCCGAAAGTCGAAGGGCTGGTCTACTATCACCCCAAGGCTCCGACGCTCGAAGGCCCGTTCTGCGTCGTGACCGATCGAGCCGGCTCGTCCATTCAAGCCGCGCGCACGACGCTCGCCGCCGGCCGACTTAAGATCACGACGCCAACCGGTGCCGAGCTGACCCTGCCGCTCGAGCGTGTGAACGCGATCGACTTCCCGGCCCGTTATTTGAGCGAGATGAAGCCGGAAGCGTTATCGTTCGAGCCGTTGGTCCGCGAGCCGCGCATCGTCGCCGAGAGCATCGGCGCGCGCTACCGTCCCCGATTCGATCAAGCCATGGAGCCCGGCCCCTTGCGGCTCGGCGGGCGCGAATACTTTAAGGGGATCGCGCTGCACAGTCGTTCGAGCGTGACGTTCCTGCTGCCGGAGCCGTTCGTCAAACTGACGGCGATCGCCGGCATCGACGACCGCGTCCGCCCGCACGGCAACGTCTTGCTCACGATCCACGGCGACGATCGGGTGTTGCTCGAACGCAACATCACCGGCGCGGAAGAACCGCTGCCGATTTCTCTCGATCTTACCGGCGTGACCCGTTTGAAGTTCACCGTCGACTTCGGTGCCGATCGCATCGACGCAGGCGATTACTTAGATCTCTGCGATCCGAGGTTGTTTCAATGATGTCGTCACGCCGTCGGATGATGATCGCGAGCATGCTCGCGGCTTGGGTTGCCGTCGCCGATTTCGGCGCCGTGCCCGCGGCCTACGGAGACGTCGAGCGCGACGTGCTGGATGCCGAGGCGGCGCGAGTCGCCGTGATGGCCGAGGCTCGCAGCAAGACGGTCGCGATCTTCCCGCCGGAAGGAAACGGCGGCGGTTCCGGCGTGCTCATCTCGGCCGACGGCTACGCCTTGTCGAACTTCCATGTGGTGAAGGGCTCGGAAAAGTTCATGAAGTGCGGCCTGAGCGACGGCCGTTCGTACGACGCCGTCGTCGTCGGCATCGATCCGGTCGGCGACGTGGCCCTCATCAAGATCTTCGGCCGCGACGACTTCCCCCACGCCGAGTTCGGCGACAGCGATGCCGTGCGAACCGGCGATTGGGTCTTCGCTTCCGGCAATCCGTTTCTGCTCGCGCACGACTTCAAGCCGACCGTCACCTACGGCATCGTGTCCGGAGTGCATCGCTATCAATATCCCTCCGGCACGCTGCTGGAATACGCCGACTGCATCCAAACCGACGCCTCGATCAATCCCGGCAACTCCGGCGGCCCGCTCTTCGATGCACAAGGAAAGCTGATCGGCATCAACGGCCGCGGCTCGTTCGAGAAACGCGGGCGCGTGAACGTCGGGGTCGGCTATGCGATCTCGATCAACCAGATCAAGCACTTTCTCGGCTGCCTGAAAAGCGGCCGGATCGTCGACCATGCTACGCTCGGCGCGCGCACCGCGTCGGACGCCGACGGCCGTGTGATCGTCGCCGACATTCTGGAAGACAGCGATGCTTGGCGGCGCGGGCTGCGTATCGGCGACGAGATCACGGAGTTCGGCGGGCGGCAAGTCCGCACGGTCAACGCCTTCAAAAACATTTTGGGAATCTTCCCGCAAGGTTGGCGCGTACCGGTCACCTATCGCAACAAAGGGACGTCTCACAAGACTTTCATTCGGCTCGCGGGTGTCCACGATATCGAAGACCTAATCGAAAAAACGATGGGCAAGGCCGAACCCGAGAAAGGTCTCCCCCCCGGCCCGCCGAAGCCGCCGGAAGAGCCGGGCCCGAACGACAAGCCCGACGAGAAGAAGCCGAAGGACGGCCCCGAAGAGCAACCGAAAGAGGGCAAGTCTCAAGAAGATCATTTGCCGAAGAAGTTTAAGCTGCCGTTCCAAAAGTCGGACGCAGGTGAAGAGATCGCGGTGCCCGAGATCGTGAAGAAGCACTACGCCGAGAAGCGCGGCTTCGCGAATTACAAATTCAACGAGCATGAGCGCGACCGCACCTGGAACGCCCTCTCCCGTTCGATGCAACCCGCCGCTAGTATCGGCGGCACCTGGACGATCGAAGCGGAGCAAATCTCCGGAGGGGCCGCGGCTGCGAAATCGAACCTCACGATCACGATCGGCGACGCGTTGGTCGAATATCGGCTCCCTTCCGGCGCGGCGACGCTGCCGGTCGGCGGTTCGTTTGCCGGGGCAGTCGATCCGCAAGGAACCGGCGGCTTGCTCGCCGCCCTCTCGCTCTGGCGGCGGCTCATCGTGCTCGGCCCGACGCGCTTCGGCGACCTACGCTACGAAGGGGCGTTTTCCTTGCCGGGCCTGCCCGACAACTACGACGTATTGCTCGGCCGGCAGGCCGGCGTGGCCTGCCGCTTCTTCGTCGACCCGCGCAGCGGCGATCTTGTGAGCGTCGAAATGCAAGCCGACGACGAGCTGGATCCTTGCGAGCTTTTCTTCGCCGACTATCGGGAACAGAAGGGACGACGCTTACCGACGCGCATCGAGATCCGCCACGGCGATGCGACGTATGCCGTCGTCGTGCCGCGTGAATGGAAATTCTCGCCGGAGGCCGCGAAATGATCCGAGTTATGACTAACGCCGATGGGACATTTCGCCGCGCAGTGCTCTTTGCGGCGTGTTTCCTATTCGCCACGGGCGGAGCGCTCGAAGCGGCGCCGCTGCGCGAGGTGATTCGCGGGGCGCAGCCGAAGATCGTCAAAATTCAAGGGGCCGGCGGCTATCGGGGGCTCGAAGCCTATCAAAGCGGATTCCTGTTCTCCGCCGACGGCTACATTCTCACCGTAATGAGCTACGTGCTCGACACCGATTACATCACCGTCACGCTCGACAACGGCCGGAAGTTCGAAGAAGCGAAGCTCGTCGCTTCCGATCCTCGCTTGGAGTTGGCGGTACTCAAGATCGACGGATCCGAGTTGCCACACTTCGACCTTGCCGCTGCGACGACGGCCGACTCCGGCACGCGCGTCTTAGCGTTCAGCAATATGTTCGGCGTAGCGGTGGGTGATGAAGAAGCGAGCGTGCTGCACGGCGTCGTCAGCGTCGTGACGAAGCTCAACGCGCGACGTGGAGCGTTCGCCACTCCTTACGACGGCCCGGCGTATATCGTCGATGCGATGACGAATAATCCCGGAGCGGCCGGCGGAGCGCTCGTCGACTATCGGGGCAACCTGCTCGGGATGCTCGGCAAAGAGCTACGGCATACGCAGTCGAACATTTGGCTCAACTTCGCGATCCCCACTTCGGAGCTGCGCGAGACGGCCGAAGCGATCCGCACCGGCAAGTATGTGCGCCGCGCGCCGGAAGAACGAGTCGCCAAGCCCGACCAACCGCAAACGCTCGACCTGCTCGGGATCGTGCTGGTGCCCGACGTCTTGGAGCGGACGCCGCCGTTTATCGATGCCGTCGTGCCGGGCTCTTCCGCCGCGATGTCCGATGTCCGGCCCGACGATCAGATCTTGTTCATCAACAATCGCATCACGCAATCGTGCGCCGCCGTGCGCAACGAATTGGATTTCATCCACCGCGTCGATCCGGTGAAAGCCACTTTGCTGCGGGGGCAGGAGTTGATCGAAGTGACGCTTCGCGCGCCGCTCCGCAGCTCGACTTCGGCAGCTGCCGCGGAGAAAACACCGTGAGCTTGAATCGCGTTACCATGCCTGTTCGCTCGACTCTGCTCGCGGCGATTTGCTTCTTTGGCGCAGCAAACGCGCCTGGTATCTCCCATGCGGCCGAAGACCTGTCGCTCCGCGAAGAGGCTGCGTTCCGCGCGGCGGCGGCGCAGGTGTCCCCGTCGGTCGTCGCGATCGAAACCGTCGGGGGTTTGGATACGCTCGGCGAGTTGCTCGTCGGCACCGGTCCGACCGGCGGGCTCGTCGTGTCCGACGACGGCTATATTATTTCCAGCACCTTCAACTTCGCGCACAAGCCGGCGTCGATCATCGTGAGCCTCAACGACGGACGCCGCGCTCCGGCGAAGCTCGTCGCGCGGGACGAAGTACGCAAGCTCGTGCTGTTGAAGATCGACGCGCAGAAGCTTCCCGTAGCGCAAACCGCTCCCGAGTCGGATATCGCGGTCGGCATCTGGTCGATCGCGTTGGGCCGCGCGTTCGAGCCGGAGAAGCCGAACGTCTCCGTCGGCATCATCAGCGCCGTAAATCGAATCTGGGGCAAAGCGATTCAAACCGACGCGAAGATTTCGCCGGCGAACTACGGCGGTCCGCTGGTCGACATTCGGGGGCGCGTGCTCGGCGTGCTCGTGCCGTTGTCGCCGAACGAAAAAGAAGATCAGTCGGGAGTCGAATGGTACGACTCGGGCATCGGCTTCGCCGTGCCGATGGCGCATATCGAGCGGATCTTGCCCCGGTTGAAAAAGGGGGAAGACCTGAAAACCGGCCTGATCGGCGTTAGCTTTCGGGGGAAGAACGTCTACGCCGATCCGCCGATTATCGCTCGGGCCCGCGCGAATTCTCCCGCGTATCTAGCAGGGCTGCGTAAAGGAGATCGGATTCGGGCCGTCGAAGGGAAGCCGGTCGACTTGCAAGTGCAGGTGATGGAAGCGATTCAAAGCCGCTACGCCGGCGATAAGCTTCGTGTCTCGATCGCGCGCGGTCCCGACGGCAAGGAAACTTTCGATCGCGAACTGCCGCTCGTCGATCATCTCGATCCCTACAAGCGACCGTTTCTGGGTTTGCTCGCCGAGCGCAGCTCGCCCGCAGCGAACGAAGGGAAAGTCGTCGTGCGGTACGTGTACGAAGATTCGCCGGCGGCGCTGAAGGGAATCAAAGTCGGCGACGTCGTCCAAGCGATCAACGGAGCGGCGATCAAGGACCGCGACGCGCTCCGGCTTGCCGTTGCCGAATCGGAAGCCGGCAAGCCGCTCAAGCTCGAGCTGCAACGAGCGGGAGAGAAAGTCCAAGTCGAGCTCGAAGCCGCGCCGCAGCCGGAAACCGTCCCCGCGAAACTTCCGCAAGCAGCGGGCGAGCCTGCGGCCGGCGACGACGGGGCCGAGCCGAAGGGCGTGAGCGTGAAATTCGCCGAGCATAAGAATGAGTGCAAGCTCTACGTGCCGGAGACCTATTCGGAAAAGCACCCACATGGGCTGGTGCTGTTGCTGCATCCCGAAGGTGGTTTTCAAGACGCCGAGCTCGCAGCTCTCGTGAAGCAGTGGATGCCCCATTGCCGGCGCGATGGTTTGATGTTGCTCGTGCCGAGCGCCGCCGGCGAAGAAGGCAAATGGGCGGCGGCCGATCTGGAATTCATCGGCAAGGTGATCGATCGGGTCGCCGAAGGCTACGCGGTCGATCCGGGGCGCGTCGTTGCGCACGGCGTTGAAGAAGGAAGCCTCGTCGCTCTGCGCACGGCGGCTCAATTCCCCGAGCGCATTCGTGCCGCGGCGGTCGTCAACAGCCCTTCGCTCGCCGCACCGATCGAGGAAGATCCGGCCCATTCGATCGCCTACTACGTGGCGACCGTCTCCGACTTCCAAGCCAAGACGCGCATCGTCGCAGGCATCGAGCTTCTACGAAAGCAATTCCTGCCCGTCACGGTTCGCGAGTTGCCTCCGCAAGCCAATTATCTCGATGCCGAGCAACTCTCCGAGTTGGTGCGCTGGATCGATACGCTGGATCGGATCTGATGGCTGAAGACTCCGCAGCAAAGCAGGAAGCGAAACGCCGCCGCATGATTCTCGGCGTCCTCACGGGCATCATGGCCCTCATGGCGCTCTGGCTGAACGTGTTCGATCGCGCGACGGGCGACACCTACGCGGCGCTGCAATCCGGCAGCGTGCGCATGACGGCCGTCCTCGCCGTCCTCTGGCTCGCCCTTCCCGACACGACGAAAGGCCCCGGCGTCTGGATCTTTCTCGGCGCCCTCGTCTTCGCGGTTGCGATGCTCTCGCGCGCGGGGAAGCTCGGGTTCAAGGCCGTCATTCCGTTGATCGCGATTCTGAGCGCGTTGGCGTTCCTGCGCAAGTTCACAAGCGCGCTGACCGGCAAGCCGCGGTAGCGACGGCTTTTGCTCTAGCGCCGATCGCGCTGCGGCGTCACGCTCGCGGCGGTGTACGACGGTAGCGAAGTCCCCCCGCCGCCGGCTTCCAATCGCCCTCGAACGGAAACGAAATCACCGTTGCGGAACCCGTTCACAGGGCTCGTCGGCGAAAGCACGACTACGCCGCCGACCTGATCGGGCCGCTGCCCCGGCTCGACGTAGCGCAGGATCCACCGGCTATCGGCTGCGGAATACTCGAGCCGGCCGTTGAGCTGCGAATAGGCCGCGTCGAACCCAAAGGCCGGCTCTTGGCCCGGCAGCGTGGAGTTGCGCACGGTGGCGGGATCGATTCCCGAGGAGATCGGCGCGCTCGGCGCAGCGGCCGGCTGAGTGTAGCTTTGTTGTGTGGCGCGTCCGGCCCCTTCGGCGGTCTTCGGTTGCGACGTTCGGCCCGCGACCGGCAAGTCCATAATGTCGACCCCTCCGCGCGCGGCGCCGGTATACGTGCCGGAGTTGCCGGCCGAAGCAGACGGCGTCGACATAGCCGACGGCTCGACGATGCGAATCGATTGTCCGCCGGAGACTCCGTTCGACGGAATGCTCGAAGGCGCGATCGGCGCTGCGCCGCTCGTGCCGGTGAAGCGCGCCGGGGTCGACGAAGGATTTACGGTCGCCGGTTGCGCGGGAGTCGTGAACGGGTTCGGCGGCGTCGCGCCGGTGCTATTGTTCGAGTTGAATCCGCCCGGCGGGCTGTAGATCGAGCTGCCGGTCGTCGAGGTATTCAGCGTGGGAGGCGCGGCGGGATAGTTCCATGCGCCGGGGGGCTGCGCTCCGACGCTGCCGGTCGGCGGTGCCGGAACTTTCGTGCGCCCGAGAAACGGATCGAGCGCGGCAGGTCGGTTCTTGCAACCGCTGCACAAACTCAACAACATCGCCAGCGCGAGCAAGCGCCCCATAACTCGAACTCCGCTAAAACACCACGCGGCGCAACTCGGCCCTGCCGATTCGCCCTACGAAGGGGTGCTAGAGTAGCGAAATCGGGACGAGCGCCTAGAGCGGTCGGAGCGGAGCGACGACCGAAGACGGACGCCGGCACTGCTTCCCGGCCTGCCGATTTATGAACGCTCCCGCTGCCGTTAGCGGCCGAGCTTAGTTGCCGACGCGTTCAAGATGGTGCGCTCGAAGTGCGGGTTCACGATGCGGTGCGGCACGGCCGACGCCGATTTATCGGCTTTCGAAGCGGCACCGACGCCTCCCTTCGAGTTCGCCTTCGGCGGCTTGAAGCCTTGCAACGGTCCCGCCTTCGGCGAAGGGGAAATAACGGGTGCCGGCGTCGGAGCGCCATTCGGCGCGGTAGGTCCGTTCGAGCCGCTAGCCGAAGGAAGCTGTTCGATAAACGGATTGACCACCATCTCCGGTCCGGCCGGCGCGACGTCAGGCGTTTGCACGATGCCCGGATAAGCGAACGGGCTGTAGCCGAACGTACGCGGCACGGCACGGCTGTAGTACACCGGTGGGTGCAACGCGAAGTACGGCAGGCGATCTTGATCGTAGACCGTGTAGACGTTGCGGCCGTAGAACTGCGGATAGCCCATCCATCCCCATTGCGCATGGGCATCGCCGGGAGCGAAGATGGAAAGCAGGGCGGCAAGGACGAGGGCACGCGACAAGTTGCGGATCATAGATGCACCCAAGAGGCGATTCGTGTAAAGTCGATTGTTGGTTTCGGAAGAGTCGAGTCGACGGCCGAAACGGCGACGGTCTGCCGTAGGCCGAACCGGTGATTTTCGTACCGTATCTTCCAGGCTAATCCGAATGACCGGCCCGACAACTGGAAAACGGCCGAGTTCGACCGGCGGACGAGCACCGAACACTTTGAAACCACCCCTTTCGCCCCCATTCGACGTCGCCGCGGAGCACGCCTCGACGTTGACCGTGAAGCTAAAAAACGAGGCCGAACGGCTCGGTTTCAGCCTCACGGGGATTGCGCCGGCCGTCGCGCCGACCGGTTTCGAGCGGCTCCGCCAATGGCTCGCCTCGGGCTACGGCGGCACGATGCACTATCTCACGGAGCGCGAATCAGCCTATGCGCATCCGAAGCATGTACTCGAGGGAGTGCGGAGCATCGTCGTTCTCGCGATCGGCTATCGCACCTCGGAACCGGTGCCGATCGAGCCCGGGCAAGGTCGGGTCTCGCGCTATGCGTGGGGGAACGACTACCACGACTTGATCCACGATCGGCTGCATTCTTTGGCAGACTTCTTGCGCGCGAGCGTGCCGGGAGCGCGCGTGCGCGGCGTCGTCGACACCGCGCCGCTGCTGGAGCGCGAGTTCGCGCAACTCTCCGGGCTCGGCTGGATCGGCAAGAACACCTTGCTGCTCAATAAGCAGTGGGGGAGCTACTTCTTTCTCGCGGCGCTGCTCACCGACCAGGAGCTCGCGTACGATGCTCCGCACGAAACCGATCATTGCGGCACCTGCACGGCTTGCTTAGACGCCTGCCCGACGCAAGCGTTCGTCGCGCCGTATGTGCTTGATGCGCGGAAGTGCCTGAGCTATACGACGATCGAACTACGCGACTCGATTCCCGAAGAGCTCCGTGCGGGCCAGGGGGATTGGGTCTTCGGTTGCGACGTCTGCCAAGACGTTTGCCCGTGGAATCGCAAAGCGCCGATCGTCGACGAGCCGGAGTTCCGGCCGCGCGACGTTTCGCATCCGCTGGACTTGATCGAGCTGTTCGATTTAGACGACGCCGGCTTTCGCCAACGATTTCGGCATACGCCGCTGTGGCGCTCGAAACGACGCGGAATTCTGCGCAACGCCGCGATCGTACTGGGGAATCAACGCTGTATCGACGCTATTCCGACACTCACGAAAGGCTTGGCCGACGAGGAGCCTCTGATACGCGAGGCTTGTGGTTGGGCGCTGGAACGGATTTCCGCGAAACCGTAAGCGACCTGACGGTTTCCGAGTCAAACGCACTATAAAGCGACTCGCAACTTGCGTTACCCAATCTCGCAGGTCGTGTCTTCCGGCGATTCATCGGGGTGATCCGGCGGGTACCGGCCCGGCAGGTCTTCCGAATAGTATTTGTCGAGGACTTGCTGCAACTGTTCCGTGCAAGAAACCGCGATGAAGGCGTTGCGAACTTCCAAGGCTTGCGGGTGCAGCCGCGAATACTTGATGCCGAACTTGCGCATCTGCCGCCCAAAGTGGTTGCTGCCGTAAATGCCTTCGGCCAAGCGATAATGCTCGTGAATGATTTCGCGCTGCGCAAACACGCTCGGCGGCGGGGGCAGCGGCAACCCGGCGGCCAGCGCTCGGCATTGCTCGAAGATCCACGGATTGCCGATGCAGCCGCGCGCGACCGTCACGCCGTCGATGCCCGTCTGACGGATCATGTCGAGGCAGGCCTGCGCCGTGAACAAGTCGCCGCTGCCGATCACGGTGCGCGAGCCGGCGTGGCGTTTCACTTCCGTGAGGAATTCCCAACGGCTCGGGCCCACGTAGCGCTGATGGACCGTGCGACCGTGGACCGTGATGGCCGCTACGCCTCGAGCGAACGCGCCGTCGAAGATCGTGAAGAAGTTGTCGCGGCTTTGCTGTGTGTCGTCGAGCCCGCGTCGCATTTTCACCGAGACGGGAACGTGCGGCGGCACGACATCGCGCACGCGCGAGACGATCTCGAGCGCCGTGTCGGGCGTGCTCAAGAGAAAGCCGCCGCGACAACGCCCGAGCACCTTCTTCACCGGGCAGCCGAAGTTGATGTCGACCACGTCGAAGCCGGCGGCGACGAGCTCCAGAGCGGCCGCTGCAAACTGGTCGGGCTCGCTGCCCATGAGCTGGCCCGCGACCGGATGCTCGCCGGGGTCGACCTGGAGAAATCGCTTTTTCAGCTTGTTGCCGGCTTCGAGAATCAGCTTGTCGAGCACCACTTCGCAGAGCGTATACGAAGCCCCGAGCTTACGCGCGATGACGCGCATCGCCATGTCGCTATAGCCGCTCAAGGCCGCTTGGACGATGGGGAACCCGATGTCGACGGACCCGATCGCGAGATGCGGTAAGAGGAGCGGCGGCGATGCTAGATATGGAGCTGGATTCATCCCAGCGATTATAACAGATTGCGACGGGCGGATTGAGGGCTCGCGAAACCGCAAGCGGACCACGACGCGGCACGGCTGAATTGTAAACTCTCTAAACTGACCGCTGCCGCCAAGGCGCGTCTTCTGCTAGCGCAAAAAAAAAATCGCCACGGGGGTCACCGTGGCGATTTTTAAGATGTCTTCTAATCGGCGATATCGAACTAATTTCGGACTACTTAGCGGACGAGTTCCTTGCGGCCGCCGATCAGCGTGCGGAGGCGTTCCGCGAGCAGAGCAGCGTCGAAAGGCTTCTTGAACGTTTCGTTGATCGTCGAGCGATCGATGCCCGCCGTGTTGCCGTCGTCCGGCAGCAAAGCGATCAAGATCGTTTCGGCGTACTCCGTATTGCGACGGAGATTTTGGCAAATTTGGAGGGCCTCGGTTCGACCGATCGAGAAGTCGACCACGATGCTATCCGGATGGAAACTCTCGGCTTGGATACCGGCTTCGAAGCCGGACGCCGCGACCGATTGCTTAAACGATTTTTCAACCGGCAGTTCACGCTTCAGATTCTCGATGAGGATCTGATCTTGACTGACGATGAGCACCTTGGCCATCGCTTCGTCTTCCAAGTCGCCAAGGGGCATACCATGCTCCTTGAGGAACTTGATCAGGTACTCACGAGGAATCCGTCGATCCTGCGAGCCAGGGATGCGGTATCCCTTGAGCCGGCCGGAATCGAACCACTTACTGACGGTGCGGGGGGCCACTTTACAGATCTTAGCGACCTGTCCCGTAGTGAATACCTTCATCGCACGCTCTCCCGTTGTCTATACGCTGTTTGGTTTATGGAGCACGCGCCGCTGTTGCGTTGTTTGCGGCACATGCGGTCCCTTGCTTGCGGTCGGCGGTATCGGGGCATGCCCTTTGTGTCCGTGGGTGGTTCGGAACACAAACCGCAAACAACTGGGTTGGGACCCTTCTCGCTTCGGGTGTTGGTGTTGTCGGCTCGGTCTCGGTTTCGAAATCGAAACCTCGGCCAAGAATCTCATTCGGCGACTTCGGCATTCGGAAACCAAAGAAACGGTGCGCGACCTTTCAGGCTTGTTACAGCCCGCAGATTACGGAGCTTCTCAGGCGACCGGCAGCACTGTTGCCCGGCGAGGCAAGGTCAGAGGGGAGCAGCCACAAGACACACCGAACGAGCGCGCGGGATTGCGCTCAATCGATGCAAGCACGAATACGCTTGGCTGACGGCAGGTTCCCCCCTGCAGTCTCGTTTCAAGAGGGCCGCTTCTTGCGAAGCCGCACTTTCAAAACATGACCTTCCGTAAGTTACTTTCGATTGCGGACGGGGGTTTACTTTAGAAACATTTGCCGCGTGTAAGGAACATCGCGGTCCGCAGCGTCGTGACGAGCGATTCCGCCGCAGTATTTACGGCAATAATGAGGGTTCGGACCATTGTGGATATTTTTGCGAAGCTACCGATCAACCGGCCGGAGCGATCGGAAATATCCGGCTGGCAGCACCGCTCTGGATCGAAAACGACGATTTTTCCGATTATTCCGGCGCAGGAGAAGCGCTGAGCACCGCACCCGACAATCGTTGCTCGTCGCGCAATCCAAGCCTCGGGTCGAACGAGCCCGCCGCGCTAGTCGATGACGATCAGCCCGTCATCCAACTCATTGACGTCGTCCGTAGCGCGCGGAAGGACGGCCGCCAAGCGATCGCCGGCGGTGCGAGCCACGTCGCAGATCGCGCCGATCGGCGATTGCTTGCGGAGCTCGGCAGTGAGTTGCCGGCACAGCTCGTCGAGCGCCGGTTGCCCGAGCTTTTCCAACACCGACTGATCGGCGATGATCGCGGCCATCCGTTCGAAGAGGGAAACATAGATCAATAGTCCCGACCCGCCGGCAGTGCGGTGAATGCGC from Planctomycetia bacterium includes the following:
- a CDS encoding tRNA-dihydrouridine synthase family protein — translated: MNPAPYLASPPLLLPHLAIGSVDIGFPIVQAALSGYSDMAMRVIARKLGASYTLCEVVLDKLILEAGNKLKKRFLQVDPGEHPVAGQLMGSEPDQFAAAALELVAAGFDVVDINFGCPVKKVLGRCRGGFLLSTPDTALEIVSRVRDVVPPHVPVSVKMRRGLDDTQQSRDNFFTIFDGAFARGVAAITVHGRTVHQRYVGPSRWEFLTEVKRHAGSRTVIGSGDLFTAQACLDMIRQTGIDGVTVARGCIGNPWIFEQCRALAAGLPLPPPPSVFAQREIIHEHYRLAEGIYGSNHFGRQMRKFGIKYSRLHPQALEVRNAFIAVSCTEQLQQVLDKYYSEDLPGRYPPDHPDESPEDTTCEIG
- a CDS encoding helix-turn-helix domain-containing protein, with the translated sequence MKVFTTGQVAKICKVAPRTVSKWFDSGRLKGYRIPGSQDRRIPREYLIKFLKEHGMPLGDLEDEAMAKVLIVSQDQILIENLKRELPVEKSFKQSVAASGFEAGIQAESFHPDSIVVDFSIGRTEALQICQNLRRNTEYAETILIALLPDDGNTAGIDRSTINETFKKPFDAALLAERLRTLIGGRKELVR
- the queG gene encoding tRNA epoxyqueuosine(34) reductase QueG gives rise to the protein MTGPTTGKRPSSTGGRAPNTLKPPLSPPFDVAAEHASTLTVKLKNEAERLGFSLTGIAPAVAPTGFERLRQWLASGYGGTMHYLTERESAYAHPKHVLEGVRSIVVLAIGYRTSEPVPIEPGQGRVSRYAWGNDYHDLIHDRLHSLADFLRASVPGARVRGVVDTAPLLEREFAQLSGLGWIGKNTLLLNKQWGSYFFLAALLTDQELAYDAPHETDHCGTCTACLDACPTQAFVAPYVLDARKCLSYTTIELRDSIPEELRAGQGDWVFGCDVCQDVCPWNRKAPIVDEPEFRPRDVSHPLDLIELFDLDDAGFRQRFRHTPLWRSKRRGILRNAAIVLGNQRCIDAIPTLTKGLADEEPLIREACGWALERISAKP